The segment GCATCGAGGCCCTGCTGGCGCTCCTCGCGGCTGTTCTCGGGGTTCTGGTAGCTCGCGCCGACGAACCCCTCGTGGATGGGTTTCGCGGTCCAGAAGACGGCGGTCTCGTCGTCGCGCCAGCCGCCGAGGAGCCGTGGGGCCGTCGGGTCGGTGACGTCGTACACCCGCACGCCGCCGCCGTACCAGGAGGTGTAGAGCCGGTCGCCGTCGACGCCGAAGTTGTGCGAGGTCGCGCCGTCGTTGTCCTCGGGGGGCGCGAGGATGGTCTCGCGGGTGGGCTCGTCGCCCATCGACCAGAGCTCGATGCCGCCGGGCCCGCCGTCGTGGTCGGGGGTGTCCTCGCGGTCCCACGCCTCCTTGCCGACGTACACCGCCGACCCGTCGGCGTTCGGCTGGACGTAGTGGGCGTTGCCGGGCAGTTCGATGAACTCGGACGTGAAGCCGTCTCCGATCTCGGCGAGGTACGCGGCGGAGTGCTCGCCGAGCTTCGCCACCGCGCTCGGGTTCGCCGGGTCGCTCACGTCGACGACCCAGGTGCCGGCGTCCCAGTACGCGACGTACAGCGTGTCGTCCTGCACGTACACGTCGTGACACGAGAGGGAGTTCCGCCCGGCGTCGCGCCACGCGTCGTCCTCGTCGACGGCGGACCACTCGCCGACCTGCTCCGGCGAGTCGCCGGTCACGTCGTAGATCATCGTCGGCTCGTTCGGCACGCCGCTGCCGGTGAGGTAGGCGTGCGTGCCGTCGAAGAAGCAGTTGTGGATGCCGTAGTTCGTCGGCTGGAAGGCGAGCCGCTCGGGGTTCGCGGGGTCGCTCACGTCGTAGAGGAAGAACCCGGAGAGCTCGTTTCGCCCGCCGGCGTTCGGTCCGGCGACGACGAGCCGGTCGTCGGCGTACTTCACGTCGTAGACCCGCTGCATCGGCCCCTGCCCGTCGTGGGTCAGGTCGCGCTCCTCGGACAGCAGTGCTGGATTCGCGGGGTCGCTCACGTCGACGGTCGCGAAGCCGTCGCGGGTCGCCGCGAAGACGGTCTCGCCGTCCTCGCTCACGACGGCCTCGCAGACGCCCTCGATGGCGAGTTCGGCGGTGGGTTCGAGCGGTGCTGCCTGGTCGGCCGACCGCGACGCGGCCGCCGTGGCCGGGAGGGTGGTCGCGGCTGCAACCCCGGCGAGTCCGGCGAGGACGCGGCGGCGGTCGACCTCCGAGGGGCGGTCGGCTGCATCGTCGGTCTGTCGGGGAACCATACGACGACTGATGCGAGACGGTTGTAAGTGCGTATCCCAACCTCAAAGACTCGTTTGACTCTCGCAGGGCGCTGCGGAACCCTTTTCCACCGAACTCCCCTATCCACTGCCAACAATGGGACCTGGCTCGGACATGTACCGGCAGCAGATCCTCGACCACTACAAGAACCCCCGGAACTACGGGGAGATCGAGGACGCCACGTTCTCGCACGTCGGCGAGAACCCGATGTGCGGCGACGAGATCCGTATCGACGTGAAGCTCGAGGACGACGGGGAGACCATCGCGGGTGTCGCCTTCCGCGGCGACGGCTGTGCCATCTCGCAGGCCGCCGCGAGCATGTTCTCGCAGGAGGTCCGCGGCAAGACGCTCGACGAGCTCGCCGAGATGGACCGCGACGACATGACGGAGATGCTCGGCGTCGACATCTCCCCGATGCGCGTGAAGTGTGCG is part of the Haloarchaeobius litoreus genome and harbors:
- a CDS encoding LVIVD repeat-containing protein, with protein sequence MVPRQTDDAADRPSEVDRRRVLAGLAGVAAATTLPATAAASRSADQAAPLEPTAELAIEGVCEAVVSEDGETVFAATRDGFATVDVSDPANPALLSEERDLTHDGQGPMQRVYDVKYADDRLVVAGPNAGGRNELSGFFLYDVSDPANPERLAFQPTNYGIHNCFFDGTHAYLTGSGVPNEPTMIYDVTGDSPEQVGEWSAVDEDDAWRDAGRNSLSCHDVYVQDDTLYVAYWDAGTWVVDVSDPANPSAVAKLGEHSAAYLAEIGDGFTSEFIELPGNAHYVQPNADGSAVYVGKEAWDREDTPDHDGGPGGIELWSMGDEPTRETILAPPEDNDGATSHNFGVDGDRLYTSWYGGGVRVYDVTDPTAPRLLGGWRDDETAVFWTAKPIHEGFVGASYQNPENSREERQQGLDARLLLFPEPEGEGEPAPTMEPRPVPEGGSDGDTDTPTTRPPDGGGEGGTAGTTDDDPVTPASHTPGTTTTDDSTDGGSPGFGVLAALAGVGAAAGLARRRRRQDEE
- the sufU gene encoding Fe-S cluster assembly sulfur transfer protein SufU; translated protein: MGPGSDMYRQQILDHYKNPRNYGEIEDATFSHVGENPMCGDEIRIDVKLEDDGETIAGVAFRGDGCAISQAAASMFSQEVRGKTLDELAEMDRDDMTEMLGVDISPMRVKCAVLAEKVAQDGADIYRGELDLGKTTTEEDDE